The DNA sequence ccatggttacatcacaagctgggtcaggcagagttcatctcaGGAAAGAGATTGTAATACAAGCTTTTAGCTTACTTCTCAATCCTATcacattaatatatttttgtatgaaatgcatattttgaaataaatattttttaaatcaaatttcaagAAGAGCTAAAAGCAATTTTCCATGACCTACTGAATTTAACTGAAATAAGACAAGAGAGGTGTTAACTAGTTACCGTCCAAAATGTTGATTTCTGCCAGTGTGGAACACTGACCTGGTCTTTTATCTCATGCATTGTGTTGATAGTACCTGAACCACTCATTGAGGATTTAAACCCTTCAAGAAGTCTTTGGCATTcttttaaaatatctgtaaaaacaaTGACAATTGTTTGATTTATATATCTATGCATTTATATTTTGACTAGAGAAGTTTTAACTTCATTAACTTCATTGTATTTCAAACGTTTAATTTCCAGAAAGATTCATTCTACAACATTTGCATTACTACAGAAATGTACaaagactttataaaaaactaaataaaacatttagataGTTCAAATATAGAGAGAGACAATTTCATCATTTCATCCCGATTATATTACTTTTTAGTATTAGTGCTCAACTTTCAAATCATTAAGTTTCAGTCTGACGATCAGCTTCATTGACAATTGATCAACATCAATAGCCACTCACTACTCTTTCCAGAACGTTGGCTGGACGGAAACTCGTCGGGATTCTACTGCATATCCATATACAATGTCCATCATATCTTCTTTGGTTTGCTTATGTAACTGTTTGAACACTTCTGTCTGTGAACGACTTGTACACCCCAGCGACAGACCTCTATCTTCAAAGCACGACAAACATACCTTTAGAAAAAGAGCCATACGTGATAAAGTTAAAGTTTGTTTCAAAGTTGGAAGCTAAAGAAATAGAACTGTACATATACTGGCTATGTATTTTGTTGTTAAATCGATGTTCGTATGTAAATTACAGACGCAGTTGGTAACATGAGATGTTTTAGGTAGCAGTATTGACATGCTAGGGGAGCTGTATAACGGTAACTCTGGTGGAGGGCAATCCAGGGGACAGAATCAATGAAATCTTAAGTGTGAGTAATATACTAAGTTAACTTCTCTTGCCTGCCTTGCGATATGTGATAAAATAATTACCTTACAAAGAACTCCGTTTGGATCAGGCTGTGCCACGATGTTCAGTCGGCGTTTATACTGCAGACAtgacatacaaaatattttcccGCATCTGTAAGAATATATCAGCAATTAATTTTCTGTCTAAAACCATCAATGATCAAAAATgggtataataaaaacaaatgtctTGTATAGAAAAGAAAGTCATGTTTTGAATTCTTTGAAGAAAgctataattatatacattagaATTCCGCACTACGACCTACTTGAAATAAAGACACCCCGCTAAAACGGGACAGAATTTTTCCTTTCTTTGTAGTGTCATAGTTGTCGTTCCATCCGAAAATCAGACCACCTCACTATTAAGTAATGCGATCACTTGTCTCCGATTAATTTGATCTAACCCCTGATCACgcatatacagtacaacctctccagagcggccctctctttagcaaaaacctctctataacaacatcatttcCCTAAGCTGCAATATACTATCAattttacctctccagaacaacaacctctacataacactcaatatttgtatctcccaaggGGTGTTGCTTTACAGAGGTTGCACTATAAATGACATACTTGACACTTCAGAATGCCGCTATGTATCGTTTAGATTAagcaaataataattaaatacaagTTTACTTCAAttagacaatgtttgaaaaataacattaaGTTAAAGGCTTTTATATATCACTAGACGATGGTTCgtacttttatttgtattttccctttccttaaaatgctatcCAATTACATATATAAGAACTTGCGAGTTAAGCATATAGAAAACACTACCTTCTACAATGATGCGGTCGTTTAAGGCCAGGATGTAGGAACAAAGTTTCACAAGACTCATTTTGACATTTCTTTCTCGCAGATTTTGGTACATAATGACTTGTGGTGACCTCtgtgttaaagaaataaaacgcATTTTAAAACCGACAACAAACACCTTTGATACACACAGTTCACGCAGTAAGTTTTAAGATTAGACAGACCACAGATAAATATGTTCCTGTTTAAAATGTGAAGTTGGAAAAGGTCAATGATAGTATTCTCCAAACGTTTAAAGCCtgaaaggggcctccgtggccgagtagttaaggtcgctgacttactCATCagtgtgggttcgagtctcactcggggcgttgaattcttcatgtcaggaagccatccagctcggtggttctacccaggttcccgctcgtgatgaaaactgggaagtcgccatatgaccaataattgtgtcggtgcgacgttaaacccaacaaaataaataaataaagccaGAAACTTAGCTCATGTTTTGCTGAGCCAACATTAGCTACAAAATGAAGATTCCTGCAAAGTTTCATAACAGTCTGTCCATATTTAACAATGCCAGAGCAAAATGAAGATCTAAGTCTGATTTCAGTCTTTATACGTTGATAAGTAAACACCCATACAAAACGATTTCGGATAAAACTTTTTTCGTGGATTTAATTTTCATGTCGTCATTGCTTCCTAGAATACGAACGCTTTCTCTCTTTCTgttcattatatgaacaacatctatttttttttttggcaattgaATTTACCAACGCGTTACGGATATGTGTCTTGAATATGTCATTAATGTTTTAATCTTATGATTTATCACTGCATCTGCAAATCGCATCATTTTGATCTTTTCGTAAAGGTAAAACAAATGCAGGTTTAAATAAGGGCCAACATTCAGTTAGGATATAGCAGAATGACTaagaattttgaaagttttgctaACTCGAGACTGCAGataacaaaatcatttttcttgtctAAGTGCGCGCCCAACTTATCCATAGTTTTTGTACATGTAGGCGAAGGAGAATAAACGGgtctatattttagcaaaatcatgtttttaaagtatatatCAAATTAATTGGTAATCAGAAAAAGAAGAAACTGTACTAAAATACAGAAAACAGaggaataaaagaaaaataaactagacacagaaaaatgaaaaatgttacatattgGCATTGAGGAAGACAGCAGAAACGCTATATTGAGGGCAGAAGAATACCATATCTATGTAAAGAAGAAAAGAAAGGAAATAGCAGATataacaaagaaaacagaaaagtacCACATCTATGATTATAACTGTAgcaaatatatagaaaaacagaAAAAGGCTACATCTTGgtaaaagtaacagataaatactATATATAGGCACAGAAGAACAGAGAAAGACTATATATAGGCACAGAAGAACAGAGAAAGACTATATTTAGGCACAGAAGAACAGAGAAAGACTATATATAGGCACAGAACAGAGAAAGACTATATATAGGCACAGAAGAACAGAGAAAGACTATATATAGGCACAGAAGAACAGAGAAAGACTATATATAGGCACAGAAGAACAGAGAAAGACTATATATCAAGCAGAAGAACAGAGAAAGACTATATATAGGCACAGAAGAACAGATAAAGACTATATATAGGTACAGAAGAACAGAGAAAGACTATATATAGGCACAGAAGAACAGATAAAGACTATATATTGGCACAGAAGAACAGAGAAAGATTATATATATAGGCACAGAAGAACAGAGAAAGACTATATATAGGCACAGAAGAACAGAGAAAGACTATATATAGGTACAAAAAAACAGAGAAAGACTATATATAGGTACAGAAGAACAGAGAAAGACTATATATAGGCACAGAAGAACAGAGAAAGACTATACATTAAGCAGAAGAACAGAGAAAGACTATATATAGGTACAGAAGAACAGAGAAAGACTATATATAGGCACAGAAGAACAGAAGAAAGACTATATATAGGCACAGAAGAACAGAGAAAGACTATACATTAAGCAGAAGAACAGAGAAAGACTATATATAGGTACAGAAGAACAGAGAAAGACTATATATAGGCACAGAAGAACAGAAGAAAGACTATATATAGGCACAGAAGAACAGAGAAAGACTATATATCAAGCAGAAGAACAGAGAAAGACTATATATAAGCACAGAAGAACAGATAAAGACTATATATAGGTACAGAAGAACAGAGAAAGACTATATATAGGCACAGAAGAACAGAGAAATACTATATACAGGCACAGAAGAACAGAGAAAGACTATATATCAAGCAGAAGAACAGAGAAAGACTATATATAGACACAGAAGAACAGATAAAGACTATATATAGGTACAGAAGAACAGAGAAAGACTATATATAGGCACAGAAGAACAGAGAAAGACTATACATCAAGCAGAAGAACAGAGAAAGACTATATATAGGCACAGAAGAACAGATAAAGACTATATATAGGCACAGAAGAACAGAGAAAGACTATATATCAAGCAGAAGAACATGAGGAGTGTAACATTCATGAGAAAAAAGAACAGGAAAATGATGGTAATTCTTACCTGTACCCAAGAATTCTTCCTCAGTTGACTCGTCGGTAAGGTCGGTAAGATCAAAAGCCATAACCTGTGGTCAAATGGAGACAAATTAAAGTTGTTATACTTCCAAAGAAAATATCTGATCACTTATAGATCTTAATACCAGTTGCCAAATCAAACACTTCAAATACCATTATTCATCTGCGCATTCAATATAACATCACTTACGCCGGGAGAAAAATCACATATATTTAACCTTGAGAAGTTAACAGAGTTATCAAGcgttttaaaattgtaaattttgtgaaataatcGGACAGATTAAAATGCGTATAATTTGTTTTTCTCTTATCGACTCAGCCCGCTTATCGACCACGTTGAAAACATGCCTGTTGACACGTTTTGAGTAATTTGTTATTTGAGTTGCAGTGAGTGCCgataaaaaagaacatatttgaCTAGCTGTAAACGCACCAAGACTAAAAGGCATAGCAGTAAGGTGTCCCGTTAAGACCATCGCCGCATATTTTGAGCTCGGAAGTTGTGTTGTAAAAGGCATAGGAGTACGGTGTCCCGTTAGGGCCAATCGCCACATATTTTGATCTCAAAACTTGTGGTGTAAAAAAGACATAATGCCctgtataatttgttttgttgCAATGTGCGATATCAGTTATGTCCTTTTGAGATCATAAAACCGTCaagtattaaaatcaaaatattaaagcTAAAGGTTTCTTATTTAAATCGTTTCATCTTACAACTAGAAATTGCACAAGTAGGCCTATTTGGGAaggtaaaaaagaaatatgacgACATTTCGTCAATTTCCGCAACCTTTGTTGAAATTTTAGGCTATAAAACTGTAAAGCCGTGACTTGGTTAGTACCACATGAGTACGAACCTTTCGATTTAGCTCAAAATCCTTTTTCACAGGTTtgttatttatgttaaaataaaaatactatttcTAGTGTCACATTTTTTATATTTGCAATTAAACACTGTCATAAACACTGTCATAAACACCTTACATcaccaaacatgttgaaaatgaatttaactaactaaaataatatatgtaaatCTATTGAAAGATAAgagaaatatatatcatacacTTGCAGCAAGTAGTAAAAAATGTAATCTTACTTACACGTGgtgacaaaataaatatttcctgcagttaaatttgataatacttttttttgtgtgtgcttTTATATTTATAGTGTTAAAACGTACATTTCCCCCAATCTAAAAATAGCAACGAGGGTATTAACCTTATCTGTTTACCGTAACAATCCCGTTTCTTCTCTGTAACCGGGGCTTGTTTATCTTTAACGCTTCAGAAAACAGCTTGAATAGtaaggtttaaattatttaaaatatgataCTTTAACAGCACGCAGTCTCTTAATTCATTCGTGTTCCATTTCATACACGCCGGACCGGTTGTcagaatgaaataatatataatacataagTCGTATACTAGTTTATGCAAGGAAAGCATTTATAAGATCAATTTAAGGTTCTCTTCCTTTCGTAGAATGCACTGTGTGAACCCTACACCACCAGTTGACCGTTCTCTTCCTTTCGTAGAATGCACTGTGTGAACCCTACACCATCAGATGACCGTTCTCTTCCTTTTGTAGAATGCACTGTGTGAACCCTACACCATCAGATGACCGTTCTCTTCCTTTTGTAGAATGCACTGTGTGAACCCTACACCACCAGTTGACCGTTCTCTTCCTTTTGTAGAATGCACTGTGTGAACCCTACACCACCAGTTGACCGTTCTCTTCCTTTAGTAGAATGAACTGTGTGAACCCTACACCACCAGATGACCGTTCTCTTCCTTTTGTAGAATGCACTATGTGAACCCTACACCATCAGATGACCGTTCTCTTCCTTTTGTAGAATGCACTGTGTGAACCCTACACCACCAGTTGACCGTTCTCTTCCTTTTGTAGAATGCACTGTGTGAACCCTACACCACCAGATGACCGTTCTCTTCCTTTTGTAGAATGCACTGTGTGAACCCTACACCATCAGATGACCGTTCTCTTCCTTTTGTAGAATGCACTGTGTGAACCCTACACCATCAGATGACCGTTCTCTTCCTTTAGTAGAATGCACTGTGTGAACCCTACACCATCAGATTATCGTTCTCTTCCTTTTGTAGAATGCACTGTGTGAACCCTACACCATCAGATGACCGTTCTCTTCTTTTTGTAGAATGCACTGTGTGAACCCTACACCATCAGATTATCGTTCTCTTCCTTTTGTAGAATGCACTGTGTGAACCCTACACCATCAGATTATCGTTCTCTTCCTTTTGTAGAATGCAGTGTGTGAACCCTACACCATCAGATGACCGTTCTCTTCCTTTTGTAGAATGCACTGTGTGAACCCTGCACCATCAGATGACCGTTCTCTTCCTTTTATAGAATGCACTGTGTGAACCCTACACCATCAGATTATCGAATCGTAACgaatgtttatctttaaacaCTCGTGCAGTTTGATAAAGAAGTAAAATTCCTTACAGGAAAtgcttgaaattgtttaaattcatatacattttgtaatttccgTGGTTTTGTGCAAAGCGGCTATTTCGGGTGGggagatatgaattcgtggaatttaataataaattatagAAGTTTTGCCTGATTTGGTGGCTCTTCGCATAAagatgaaatcaacaaaaataagtCCACTACGAATTCACATCATTAATACAGgagtaaataattttatataaagataatttatatACAGGCTAAATTGTCAAACATTTAACCATTTGCCATTTTAGTATGAAATCTATTAAATgtgaatttatttatataaaaatgcttcaaattgtGACAAGCAGGTATCTCCTGCATCATACACGACTTGTTAATGGTCCGTCTCTAAgtccaagggagacaactcaaaTAGGAATATACAAAAGCTCTGTACTAAAATGACAGAATTTGATTCTgaatattgtaatgttttaattTCGGTTaagaatttttccttttttttcaggGGAAAAAGCTGACCATTAAAAGAACTAGACATACATTTTAGTTATGGGAGACGGTAAACAACCCAGGAGAGAGCACGTGCAGCAGAAATTGGATTATCAAGACAACTTCACCATTACAACAGTGGGGGTTATTATTGGCACGAACTTATAAAAGGCCAGCAATGTACGTACAAGTCCCGGCGTACacggaaataaaaacaaacagacaCGGAACAAAATAAGCAATAGTGAACGGGGGCACCTCAGTGGAAAGGCTTATCTAATAATCTGATAAAAGCTGTTTCTTCCTTAAAGTGTGGCAAAAAGTAGTGGTATTGTTAAGCTTATtccagaaatatttacaaaatgtgatACGGTGTTATCTGTTATTTTATGTAAGTTGTTCAaccatatatttgtaaatgtactCAACCTAAAAAGTTGGTCTACAGGTATAATTTGTTCTTACTCCCAAAAAGGTTATTTGAACGATGCAACTAACTATAAAGGCATAACATTTACCGGTTTATTCTAAAAGATATTTTCAACGTTTTCAACGTCCCAGTGACACTATCTTGATGCTGGATAACTACAAATACAACCGTTAAAAATAGTTCATCATGTGTTCTCTTGATGATAGATCTTTCGATCGTACATCGAAACAAACACATATCCTCTAACCGTCTGACTATTTATACCAAATAATGAACTAGGGCTACAGTTCAATTGATCAAAACAGTTTCATTTCGAAGCGCGGATTTCGTTTTCAAGATGAAATTCGTACTGGTCTCTGCCATCCACCACCATGGAGACATGATTTGTAACAAACAGAACTGGGCTAGGAGTTGCTTCGAAGACTTGCAcagtgtcaggatacgagttatatgatcCAGAGAAGTGCCTACGCTTTAAGCATCTTGAACAATgaattgggtccaatcgctaacgTGACcgtgtcttagactagctgacaaacgatatagaatgtccgTACAGTTAATATCTCATGcataaattttcctctggctaccttgcctaaatgattcgcgtaccaatgatttgtaaatgatttaaatCATGAgttagacaatttcagggatatggcaaatcactaaatgtttcaaactaataatCTTCAATCAATAATTATCAGCTCAAACTcttataggctggagactctatacttgactggtctttttgtcgaagttcccgtcagaaaatgtctttgaacaacaacatacgagtcctatcgcatagatacgatgctcggcctctgtcctcttaactgaagttgcaactctatatgattgaCCTGaatcctggatgctcagcgcctatatgctatcacatgtagcattcaactaccatataggtatatatCCCCGATGTCTTTGCTGTatttcgccaataacgctgaaccgtctataagctaatactctcctactatctcagtaaaTTACAAAGCTCTGGGtcagtaatagctgtatgtcatgttttgttttgtttttcatgatTTTTCTAACTTATAAACATGATTTACTCGTTTCTGGGTATAGTTTTGTGACTTTTAAATTCGAgtcattaaaagaataaaattacatcaaagcacattttttaaatatctgctGTTAACAATTATTGTTCTTCTTAACGTGTGAGAAATTTTATGGATGCAATATTTGTTGTATTAAAGATATTGCAAAATATTAAGAGGACATTTGAGcagtgccatgaaaaaaccaacatagtggctttgcgatcagcatggatccagaccatcctgcgcatccgcgcagtctggtc is a window from the Mercenaria mercenaria strain notata chromosome 7, MADL_Memer_1, whole genome shotgun sequence genome containing:
- the LOC128558412 gene encoding uncharacterized protein LOC128558412; protein product: MAFDLTDLTDESTEEEFLGTEVTTSHYVPKSARKKCQNESCETLFLHPGLKRPHHCRRCGKIFCMSCLQYKRRLNIVAQPDPNGVLCKVCLSCFEDRGLSLGCTSRSQTEVFKQLHKQTKEDMMDIVYGYAVESRRVSVQPTFWKE